Proteins from a single region of Terriglobales bacterium:
- a CDS encoding NAD(P)-dependent oxidoreductase, with protein MKIGFVGLGSMGSAIARNLIQAGHELIVYNRTRNRAEAFRALGAQVAETPAEAAAGVEVVFTMLADDAATEDVVFSERGLLSSLPAGKVHVCCSTISVALSRRLAAAHRDKRQDYIAAPVFGRPEAAAAAKLFIVAAGPQRQIELCRPLFDVVGQKTFVIGEDAPAAHVIKLTGNFLISTVIEALAEGFALVRKSGVDANQFLEVLTNSLFSAPVYKTYGALLASEKFEPAGFKLPLGLKDNRLVIAAAEQAAVPMPMASLVHDRFLAAIAQGLSESDWSAIAKISFWNAGLQ; from the coding sequence ATGAAAATAGGATTTGTCGGTCTGGGAAGCATGGGCTCGGCTATAGCTCGCAATCTGATCCAAGCTGGGCATGAGCTGATCGTTTACAACCGCACCCGGAATCGCGCAGAAGCGTTTCGTGCACTCGGAGCGCAGGTTGCGGAGACACCGGCGGAGGCTGCGGCGGGAGTTGAGGTCGTCTTCACCATGTTGGCGGATGATGCCGCCACGGAAGATGTGGTGTTCAGCGAGCGTGGGCTTCTTAGCTCGCTACCTGCCGGCAAAGTCCACGTATGCTGCAGTACGATCAGCGTGGCGCTCTCGCGCAGGTTGGCGGCAGCGCATCGCGACAAGCGCCAAGACTACATCGCCGCTCCGGTATTTGGCCGGCCTGAAGCCGCGGCGGCGGCCAAGTTGTTCATCGTAGCAGCGGGACCTCAGAGGCAGATCGAGCTCTGCCGGCCGCTATTCGATGTCGTTGGGCAAAAGACATTTGTTATCGGTGAAGATGCGCCTGCAGCGCACGTGATCAAGCTCACAGGAAATTTTCTGATTTCTACAGTGATCGAAGCGCTCGCGGAAGGGTTCGCGCTAGTCCGCAAATCGGGGGTTGATGCCAATCAGTTCCTGGAGGTGCTGACGAATTCGTTGTTCTCCGCGCCGGTCTACAAGACTTATGGCGCACTGCTTGCGTCCGAGAAGTTTGAGCCTGCAGGCTTCAAGCTGCCGCTCGGGCTCAAAGACAATCGGCTCGTAATCGCTGCAGCAGAACAAGCCGCGGTACCGATGCCGATGGCGAGCCTGGTGCACGATCGCTTTCTCGCTGCTATTGCTCAAGGGCTAAGCGAGTCGGACTGGTCGGCTATCGCGAAGATTTCTTTTTGGAACGCTGGACTGCAATAA
- a CDS encoding SDR family oxidoreductase — protein sequence MDLNGKVALVTGGGTGVGRAIVLQLARLGAAVAVNYSKSKDEADATAKEAQGYGVRALAIQADVADESQVQLMVEQVTQRLGPVEILVNNAAFTRFTDLSDLHALSQQDWNRTFAVNVNGTLYCTRAVVPSMKAKAWGRVVNVSSVAAFTGGGSSIAYCASKAAILSLTRSFAKVLGPEITVNAVAPGLIETRWVASMKRLDEFRESWKKDTALGKVLTPDDVAEAAVSLIASMSLVTGQTIIVDGGWRM from the coding sequence TTGGACCTGAACGGGAAAGTAGCGCTCGTAACCGGCGGTGGTACCGGCGTGGGGCGTGCAATCGTCTTGCAATTAGCGCGGCTCGGCGCTGCCGTTGCCGTGAATTACTCAAAGTCGAAGGACGAGGCTGACGCAACTGCCAAGGAAGCTCAAGGTTACGGCGTGCGGGCTTTGGCGATTCAGGCTGATGTCGCAGACGAATCTCAGGTCCAGCTCATGGTTGAACAGGTGACACAGCGGCTTGGTCCGGTTGAAATCCTGGTCAACAATGCCGCCTTCACGCGGTTTACCGATCTCTCCGACCTCCACGCTCTGAGTCAGCAGGATTGGAATCGCACCTTTGCCGTCAACGTGAATGGCACTTTGTATTGCACACGCGCGGTCGTTCCGAGCATGAAGGCAAAGGCTTGGGGTCGCGTGGTGAACGTCTCCTCGGTCGCGGCCTTTACTGGAGGAGGAAGCTCCATCGCTTACTGCGCGTCGAAAGCTGCCATCCTTTCGCTCACTCGCTCGTTCGCGAAGGTACTTGGACCCGAGATCACGGTAAATGCAGTGGCGCCGGGGTTGATCGAGACGCGCTGGGTGGCCTCTATGAAGCGACTAGACGAATTCAGAGAATCGTGGAAGAAAGATACCGCGCTGGGCAAGGTGCTGACTCCGGACGATGTGGCGGAGGCCGCCGTTAGCCTGATCGCCAGCATGAGCCTGGTGACGGGCCAGACGATCATTGTGGATGGCGGCTGGCGGATGTAG
- a CDS encoding polymer-forming cytoskeletal protein, translating into MWKPANPPTSNQPGNNNPTVGSTQTKPAPAPSMETRPTPAAVEPTPAPANRNAVLNTQEQATIGKSLVIKGEVTGSESLYIDGKVEGSIQLPGNRVTIGRNGQVSANINAREVVVLGKVRGNLNASDRVDIRNEGSLTGDVVAQRISIEDGAFFKGGIDIRKPGQQKNDSKEPVSIESSAVAAARA; encoded by the coding sequence ATGTGGAAGCCAGCCAACCCCCCAACGTCGAACCAGCCGGGCAATAACAATCCGACTGTCGGCTCGACTCAAACCAAACCGGCGCCTGCTCCGTCTATGGAGACGCGTCCGACGCCCGCTGCTGTTGAACCAACTCCGGCCCCGGCCAATCGCAACGCCGTTCTCAACACCCAGGAACAGGCGACGATCGGCAAGAGCCTTGTCATTAAGGGTGAAGTGACCGGTTCCGAGTCGCTGTACATCGACGGCAAGGTTGAAGGCTCCATTCAACTGCCCGGCAATCGTGTAACCATCGGCCGCAATGGTCAGGTCTCGGCCAACATCAATGCCCGCGAAGTGGTCGTGCTCGGCAAAGTCCGCGGTAACCTGAATGCCAGCGATCGCGTGGATATCCGCAACGAAGGCTCGCTCACCGGCGACGTCGTTGCGCAGCGCATCAGCATCGAAGATGGCGCCTTCTTCAAGGGCGGCATCGACATTCGCAAGCCTGGGCAGCAGAAGAACGATTCGAAGGAGCCTGTCTCGATCGAGTCTTCGGCCGTGGCCGCGGCTCGCGCGTAG
- a CDS encoding amidohydrolase family protein encodes MITRRDLLIAAAAAGAAELLRPMTDAFATASQPTTPVNFKVPPGACDCHVHIFGDPQRFPFAATRTYTPETATVDELRNVHRALHLDRVVVIQASVYGTDNSCTLDAIKQLGPRARGIAVIDEKTSSAELDRMHRSGIRGVRINLGTAGQDDPAFARERLQKALRQVEGRPWHIQMYVGLPVVAAIEKQLTAATVPIVFDHFGGAKAALGVQQAGMASLLRLLQNGKAYVKISGAYRASTAAPDYQDATALAKVFVAANPERVLWGTDWPHPDTAAGREPSEISPLLPIDDGRLLNLLAAWVPNIARRKVILVDNPAKLYGF; translated from the coding sequence GTGATCACTCGACGTGACTTGCTCATTGCCGCAGCTGCAGCCGGAGCCGCAGAGCTGCTTCGGCCCATGACGGACGCTTTTGCCACCGCTTCCCAACCCACTACTCCGGTGAACTTCAAAGTTCCTCCGGGCGCATGCGATTGCCACGTGCACATCTTCGGAGATCCTCAGCGTTTTCCATTCGCTGCAACTCGGACGTACACACCTGAGACGGCAACCGTCGACGAGCTACGCAACGTGCATCGCGCGCTGCATCTCGACCGGGTGGTCGTCATTCAGGCGAGCGTCTATGGCACCGACAATTCCTGCACGCTAGACGCGATCAAGCAGCTTGGTCCGCGAGCTCGGGGCATCGCCGTCATCGACGAGAAGACCTCTTCCGCCGAGCTTGATCGGATGCATCGTAGCGGGATTCGTGGCGTTCGGATTAACCTCGGCACGGCCGGGCAAGATGATCCCGCCTTTGCGCGCGAACGTCTGCAAAAGGCCCTTCGGCAGGTTGAGGGCCGACCATGGCATATTCAGATGTATGTCGGTCTCCCAGTAGTAGCGGCGATCGAGAAGCAGCTTACTGCTGCCACAGTCCCGATCGTCTTCGACCACTTCGGAGGCGCTAAGGCTGCCCTCGGAGTCCAACAGGCCGGGATGGCTAGCCTGCTGCGGCTGCTTCAAAACGGGAAAGCATATGTGAAGATCTCTGGCGCGTACCGTGCATCCACGGCTGCTCCGGATTATCAGGATGCGACAGCGCTGGCGAAAGTTTTTGTCGCTGCCAATCCAGAACGCGTTCTATGGGGCACAGATTGGCCGCACCCGGATACCGCCGCTGGTCGCGAACCTTCGGAGATATCTCCCCTGCTTCCGATTGACGACGGGCGCCTGTTGAACTTGCTTGCAGCGTGGGTTCCGAATATCGCTCGGCGCAAAGTGATCCTGGTGGATAATCCTGCGAAGTTGTATGGGTTTTGA